In the genome of Thunnus maccoyii chromosome 15, fThuMac1.1, whole genome shotgun sequence, one region contains:
- the fam49al gene encoding protein FAM49A-like isoform X1 produces MGNLLKVLACAELEHGPIVFLDFEHAQPTEAETAVWNQVSAVLEEAHGILAELQSYNGAGQEIREAIQNPGDLALQEKAWNAVCPLVAKLKRFYEFSLRLENALRSLLEALTSPPYAPMQHLEREQALAKQFAEILHFTLSFDELKMTNPAIQNDFSYYRRTISRNRLNNQQLEAENEVNNEMANRMSLFYAEATPMLKTLSNATTKFVSENKTLPIEDTTDCLSTMACVCRVMLETPEYRCRFTNTDTMLFCMRVMVGVIILYDHVHPVGAFAKTSKIDMKGCIKVLKEQPSNSVEGLLNALRYTTRHLNDDSTSKQIRALLQ; encoded by the exons ATGGGAAACCTCCTGAAAGTGCTGGCTTGCGCCGAACTTGAGCATGGCCCAATAGTTTTCCTTGACTTTGAAC ATGCCCAGCCCACAGAGGCAGAGACAGCCGTGTGGAACCAGGTCAGCGCTGTGCTCGAGGAGGCTCATGGGATACTAGCCGAGCTGCAGTCTTATAATGGCGCAGGCCAGGAGATACGAGAA GCCATTCAGAACCCAGGCGACCTCGCTCTTCAGGAGAAGGCCTGGAACGCAGtctgccccctggtggccaAGCTGAAGAGGTTTTACGAGTTCTCCCTCCGACTGG AGAATGCCCTGCGCAGCCTGCTGGAGGCGCTGACGAGCCCGCCGTACGCTCCCATGCAGCACCTGGAGAGAGAGCAGGCCCTGGCCAAACAGTTTGCTGAGATTCTTCATTTTACACTCAGCTTTGATGAACTAAAA ATGACAAATCCAGCCATTCAGAATGACTTCAGCTACTACAGGAGGACTATTAGTAGGAACAGGCTGAACAACCAGCAG CTGGAAGCGGAGAACGAGGTTAACAATGAGATGGCCAACCGGATGTCTCTCTTCTATGCTGAAGCAACACCCATGTTGAAGACTCTGAGTAACGCCACCACCAAGTTTGTTTCAGAG aaTAAGACCTTGCCCATAGAGGACACCACAGACTGTCTGAGCACCATGGCCTGTGTGTGCCGCGTTATGCTGGAGACTCC GGAGTACCGTTGTCGGTTCACCAACACAGACACCATGCTGTTCTGTATGAGGGTGATGGTGGGTGTCATCATTCTCTATGACCACGTTCACCCTGTCGGGGCTTTTGCCAAGACCTCCAAAATCGAT ATGAAGGGCTGCATCAAGGTGCTGAAAGAGCAACCGTCCAACAGCGTGGAGGGACTTCTGAACGCACTGag gTACACGACACGGCATCTAAATGATGACAGCACCTCCAAACAAATCAGGGCCCTCCTGCaatga
- the fam49al gene encoding protein FAM49A-like isoform X2, with protein sequence MGNLIKVLGKDLENCPHFFLDFENAQPTEAETAVWNQVSAVLEEAHGILAELQSYNGAGQEIREAIQNPGDLALQEKAWNAVCPLVAKLKRFYEFSLRLENALRSLLEALTSPPYAPMQHLEREQALAKQFAEILHFTLSFDELKMTNPAIQNDFSYYRRTISRNRLNNQQLEAENEVNNEMANRMSLFYAEATPMLKTLSNATTKFVSENKTLPIEDTTDCLSTMACVCRVMLETPEYRCRFTNTDTMLFCMRVMVGVIILYDHVHPVGAFAKTSKIDMKGCIKVLKEQPSNSVEGLLNALRYTTRHLNDDSTSKQIRALLQ encoded by the exons ATGGGGAACCTCATTAAGGTCCTTGGCAAGGATTTAGAGAACTGTCCACATTTTTTCCTGGACTTTGAAA ATGCCCAGCCCACAGAGGCAGAGACAGCCGTGTGGAACCAGGTCAGCGCTGTGCTCGAGGAGGCTCATGGGATACTAGCCGAGCTGCAGTCTTATAATGGCGCAGGCCAGGAGATACGAGAA GCCATTCAGAACCCAGGCGACCTCGCTCTTCAGGAGAAGGCCTGGAACGCAGtctgccccctggtggccaAGCTGAAGAGGTTTTACGAGTTCTCCCTCCGACTGG AGAATGCCCTGCGCAGCCTGCTGGAGGCGCTGACGAGCCCGCCGTACGCTCCCATGCAGCACCTGGAGAGAGAGCAGGCCCTGGCCAAACAGTTTGCTGAGATTCTTCATTTTACACTCAGCTTTGATGAACTAAAA ATGACAAATCCAGCCATTCAGAATGACTTCAGCTACTACAGGAGGACTATTAGTAGGAACAGGCTGAACAACCAGCAG CTGGAAGCGGAGAACGAGGTTAACAATGAGATGGCCAACCGGATGTCTCTCTTCTATGCTGAAGCAACACCCATGTTGAAGACTCTGAGTAACGCCACCACCAAGTTTGTTTCAGAG aaTAAGACCTTGCCCATAGAGGACACCACAGACTGTCTGAGCACCATGGCCTGTGTGTGCCGCGTTATGCTGGAGACTCC GGAGTACCGTTGTCGGTTCACCAACACAGACACCATGCTGTTCTGTATGAGGGTGATGGTGGGTGTCATCATTCTCTATGACCACGTTCACCCTGTCGGGGCTTTTGCCAAGACCTCCAAAATCGAT ATGAAGGGCTGCATCAAGGTGCTGAAAGAGCAACCGTCCAACAGCGTGGAGGGACTTCTGAACGCACTGag gTACACGACACGGCATCTAAATGATGACAGCACCTCCAAACAAATCAGGGCCCTCCTGCaatga